One window of Quercus robur chromosome 5, dhQueRobu3.1, whole genome shotgun sequence genomic DNA carries:
- the LOC126726025 gene encoding homeobox-DDT domain protein RLT1 isoform X2 produces MEAASEEENQNQNNEENNNNNNNNNNSNSNGKINNNNNSSEGQSKPKRQMKTPFQLETLEKAYSMETYPSEATRADLSEKLGLSDRQLQMWFCHRRLKDKKEGSAKKPRKSASTAVVAAMPESPVDELRGGGEPGSDYGSGSGSGSGSSPLGRSEYRNAVSRSVLDDVPIMRRYYESPQSILELRAIACVEAQLGEPLREDGPILGVEFDSLPPDAFGAPIAVSEQPKRLGHPYEGKLYEQRDVKSYKASQRALHEYPFLHDQPGARPDAFGQVSQSHFHDSMVDAPTARTSSVMLGNEQLPRGHGVQGHGPRVRIFPQQEKQALALSSPPRDDERVPQRESLTNVRVSSQFGDHPIIGPEDSYVLSDGQISHSDAILRMEKKRKSEEARIAKEVEAHEIRIRKELEKQDILRRKNEERMKKEMEKQDRERKKEEERLMRERQREEERSKREQKREMERREKFLQKENLRAEKRRQKEELRKEREAVRRKAAIEKATARRIARESMELIEDEQLELMELAVASKGLSSMIHLDHDTLQNIESFRDLLSAFPPKSVKLKKPFAVQPWINSEENIGNLLMVWRFLITFADVLKLWPFTLDEFVQAFHDYDSRLLGEIHVALLKLIIKDIEDVARTPSTGLVVNQNGAANPGGGHPQIVEGAYAWGFDIRNWQRHLNPLTWPEIFRQLALSAGFGPQLKKRSIRWSYSHENDEGKGCEDIVSTLRNGSAAENAFAIMQEKGLLLPRRSRHRLTPGTVKFAAFHVLSLEGGKGLTVLELADKIQKSGLRDLTTSKTPEASISVALTRDAKLFERIAPSTYRVRAAFRKDPADAEAILSAARKKIQIFENGFLAEDAEYVERDDAEDVLRDEDVLRDDAEDVLRDDAEDVERDEDSESDDVDEDPEVDDFATLSTGNKISSPYGEVKTCSGSGKDDLCNDVALNLQTELEKDFSSIPLGGPKDENCPSTATELCVVGGGISAVNQENMEIDESKSGESWIQGLTEGDYSDLSVEERINALVTLIGVANEGNSIRGVLEDRMESANALKKQMWAEAQLDKSRLKEEIISKADFPSSITGSRADMQFLSSAVEGSQSPFPNVDNQLIEASPSTAENQNPLVSQGIQDHLNNVPTERTPGQDFPTGPDNYLIQQLGYASKRSRSQLKSYIAHRAEEMYVYRSLPLGQDRRRNRYWQFVASASSNDPGSGRIFIELHDGNWRLIDSEEAFDALLISLDARGIRESHLRLMLQKIESSFKENVQRNMPSANVVGRSGTMVKNEADEMNSSPDCLAGFDSPSSTVCGLNSDMLETSSSFRIELGRNETEKKAALNRYQDFQKWTWKECFNSVTLCAMKYGKKRCAQLLGVCDFCLNSYLSEDSHCLSCHRNFGTSNIDFNFSEHAIQCEEKRKIHMGSFQILDSSLPLGTRLLKSLLAFIEVSVPPEALQSYWMGDHRKTWGVKLNASSSIEDLLQILTLFERVLKRDFLSSNFATTEELLGSCTQSGSSLHDFSDPRSIPVLPWIPQTLTAVALRLFELDASIIYLKQEKPEPFEDKEVKEYILPSRYAPFDNVKEVELTELNHDEKNFTELKSNRNSYKRGRGGREQGRGKKWQKKARVSYSDVGRRNVKSNENLIQGLRQQGQRTYGQGSGRGRRTVRRRRVEKRAVDERLPSHRADTYRSKSIDESPRNLVEEWDDERISMHPMEDPNFNDAEAVDSDDNAQAVEYEHGNWEIGFASASNGWREDLNEASDEDADASEDDNVIEEAGDEDSEADVDMSDGSDGIANRVGNDEGTESAESDDYSD; encoded by the exons TGGAGACTTATCCATCGGAGGCGACGAGGGCCGACCTGTCGGAAAAATTGGGGCTTTCCGATCGGCAATTGCAGATGTGGTTCTGTCACAGGAGGTTGAAGGACAAGAAGGAAGGTTCGGCGAAGAAGCCGCGTAAATCCGCGTCGACGGCGGTGGTGGCGGCGATGCCGGAGTCTCCTGTGGATGAATTGAGGGGTGGAGGTGAGCCTGGGAGTGATTACGGGTCTGGTTCGGGgtctgggtcgggttcgagcccGTTAGGTCGCTCGGAGTATAGAAATGCAGTGTCAAGGAGTGTGCTTGATGATGTACCAATTATGAGGAGGTATTACGAGTCGCCTCAATCGATATTGGAGCTTAGAGCTATTGCCTGTGTGGAGGCACAGTTAGGAGAGCCATTGAGGGAAGACGGGCCAATTCTCGGAGTTGAGTTTGATTCATTGCCGCCTGATGCATTTGGGGCACCTATAG CTGTTTCAGAGCAGCCGAAGCGGTTGGGGCATCCTTATGAAGGAAAATTATACGAGCAGCGCGATGTCAAATCTTATAAA GCTTCCCAGAGGGCTCTCCATGAATATCCATTTCTTCATGACCAACCTGGTGCAAGACCTGATGCGTTTGGACAAGTTTCCCAATCTCATTTTCATGACTCAATGGTTGATGCCCCCACTGCCAGAACTTCATCAGTTATGCTTGGAAATGAACAATTGCCTAGGGGGCATGGTGTCCAAGGTCATGGACCTCGTGTTCGTATTTTTCCCCAGCAAGAAAAGCAGGCACTTGCCTTATCATCACCTCCTAGGGATGATGAACGTGTCCCACAAAGGGAGTCCTTGACAAATGTTAGAGTGAGTTCTCAGTTTGGTGATCATCCTATTATTGGACCAGAAGATTCGTATGTATTGTCTGATGGGCAAATATCTCATAGTGATGCTATTTTGCGGATGGAAAAGAAACGCAAG AGTGAAGAAGCTAGAATTGCAAAAGAAGTTGAAGCCCATGAGATTCGGATTAGGAAAGAGCTTGAGAAACAAGATATATTGAGACGAAAG AATGAAGAACGAATgaagaaagaaatggaaaaacAGGACCgtgaaagaaagaaggaagaagagaggCTGATGCGTGAAAGGCAGCGAGAGGAGGAGAGATCTAAGCGTGAGCAAAAACGGGAAATGGAACGAAGGGAAAAATTTTTACAGAAAGAAAATTTAAGA GCTGAGAAAAGGAGGCAAAAAGAAGAGCTCcggaaagagagagaggcagtAAGACGCAAAGCTGCCATTGAGAAGGCTACTGCACGCAGAATAGCTAGAGAATCTATGGAGCTTATTGAGGATGAGCAGCTGGAACTGATGGAATTAGCTGTTGCAAGCAAGGGCTTGTCCTCAATGATCCATCTTGACCATGACACACTGCAAAATATTGAATCATTCAGAG ATCTTCTGAGTGCATTCCCACCTAAGTCGGTGAAATTGAAAAAACCATTTGCGGTTCAACCCTGGATCAATTCGGAGGAGAATATTGGCAACCTTCTGATG gtgTGGAGATTTTTGATTACTTTTGCTGATGTTCTCAAGTTATGGCCATTTACTCTTGATGAGTTTGTTCAAGCTTTTCATGACTAT GATTCAAGGTTGTTGGGCGAGATACATGTTGCTCTTCTTAAGTTGATAATAAAAGATATAGAAGATGTTGCTAGGACACCATCTACAGGATTAGTAGTTAATCAAAATGGTGCTGCTAATCCTGGAGGTGGACATCCACAGATTGTTGAAGGG GCTTATGCATGGGGCTTTGACATACGCAACTGGCAGCGGCACTTAAATCCATTGACGTGGCCTGAAATATTTCGGCAATTGGCCCTATCTGCAGGATTCGGGCCACAGTTGAAGAAAAGGAGTATCAGATGGTCATACTCACATGAGAATGATGAG GGTAAAGGTTGTGAAGATATAGTTTCTACTCTTCGTAATGGTTCAGCAGCTGAAAATGCATTTGCAATAATGCAAGAAAAAGGGTTATTACTTCCCCGAAGATCTAGGCATCGGCTGACTCCTGGAACCGTCAAATTTGCTGCTTTTCATGTTCTTTCACTTGAGGGAGGCAAGGGATTAACTGTATTAGAACTTGCAGACAAGATTCAG AAATCTGGACTTCGGGACCTGACAACGAGCAAGACACCAGAAGCTTCGATTTCTGTTGCTTTGACAAGGGATGCCAAGCTTTTTGAAAGGATAGCCCCTTCAACCTATCGTGTGCGTGCTGCTTTCCGGAAAGATCCTGCCGATGCTGAGGCAATACTTTCAGCAGCCAGaaagaaaattcagatatttgaaaatgggtttttagCTGAAGATGCTGAGTATGTTGAAAGAGATGATGCTGAGGATGTTTTAAGAGATGAGGATGTTTTAAGAGATGATGCTGAGGATGTTTTAAGAGATGATGCTGAGGATGTTGAAAGAGATGAAGACTCTGAATCTGATGATGTCGACGAGGATCCTGAAGTGGATGATTTTGCAACTCTGTCAACTGGGAACAAAATCTCCAGTCCCTATGGTGAAGTGAAAACTTGCTCAGGAAGTGGAAAAGACGATCTTTGCAACGATGTTGCACTGAATCTGCAGACTGAGTTGGAGAAGGATTTTTCATCCATCCCTTTGGGTGGACCCAAAGATGAAAATTGTCCAAGCACTGCCACTGAGCTATGTGTTGTTGGTGGAGGCATCAGTGCTGTCAATCAAGAAAATATGGAGATTGATGAAAGTAAGTCAGGTGAATCATGGATTCAAGGACTTACAGAAGGAGATTATTCTGATCTCAGTGTAGAAGAGCGTATTAATGCCCTTGTTACCTTAATTGGTGTTGCAAATGAGGGAAACTCTATTCGTGGTGTTCTTGAG GATCGCATGGAATCAGCAAATGCTCTCAAGAAACAAATGTGGGCAGAAGCACAGCTAGATAAAAGTCGCTTGAAAGAAGAGATTATAAGTAAAGCAGATTTTCCATCATCTATTACGGGGAGCAGAGCTGATATGCAGTTTTTGAGTTCTGCAGTGGAGGGCAGCCAAAGCCCCTTTCCTAATGTTGATAATCAACTTATTGAGGCATCTCCTAGCACCGCTGAAAACCAAAACCCACTTGTTTCACAAGGCATCCAGGATCACCTCAACAATGTGCCTACCGAAAGGACCCCTGGTCAAGATTTTCCCACAGGTCCTGATAATTACCTTATTCAGCAACTTGGATATGCTTCAAAAAGGTCACGGTCACAATTGAAATCTTATATTGCGCACAGAGCCGAAGAGATGTATGTATACAGGTCCTTGCCTCTTGGACAAGATCGTAGGAGAAATCGATACTGGCAGTTTGTTGCATCTGCTTCTAGCAATGACCCTGGTTCTGGCAGGATCTTTATTGAATTGCATGATGGCAATTGGAGGCTCATTGATTCTGAAGAG GCCTTTGATGCTCTTTTGATATCTTTGGATGCACGTGGGATAAGGGAGTCCCATTTGCGTTTAATGTTGCAAAAGATTGAGTCATCCTTCAAAGAAAATGTTCAAAGGAATATGCCAAGTGCTAATGTTGTGGGTCGAAGTGGAACCATGGTTAAAAATGAGGCTGATGAAATGAATTCTAGTCCAGACTGCCTGGCTGGTTTTGACAGTCCTAGCAGTACTGTTTGTGGTTTAAATTCAGATATGTTGGAGACCTCATCTTCTTTCCGAATTGAGCTTGGGAGAAATGAAACTGAGAAGAAGGCTGCCCTTAATAGGTATCAAGATTTTCAAAAGTGGACGTGGAAAGAGTGTTTTAATTCAGTGACATTATGTGCAATGAAGTATGGGAAAAAGAGGTGTGCACAGCTATTGGGTGTTTGTGATTTCTGTCTCAATTCTTATCTCTCTGAAGACTCTCACTGCCTTTCTTGCCACCGTAATTTTGGTACCAGtaatattgattttaatttttcggaacatgcaattcaatgtgaagagaaaaggaaaatacatATGGGAAGTTTCCAAATATTAGATTCTTCTCTTCCGCTGGGAACCAGATTGCTTAAGTCTCTATTAGCTTTCATTGAG GTATCTGTCCCACCAGAAGCTCTTCAATCATATTGGATGGGAGACCATCGAAAGACTTGGGGAGTGAAGTTGAATGCATCATCATCAATTGAGGACCTTCTACAG ATATTGACTCTGTTTGAGAGAGTGTTGAAGCGAGACTTTCTATCATCAAATTTTGCAACGACTGAGGAACTGTTGGGCTCCTGTACTCAGTCAGGAAGTTCATTGCATGATTTTTCTGATCCTAGATCAATACCTGTACTTCCATGGATACCGCAAACCCTGACAGCTGTTGCTTTGAGACTTTTTGAGCTCGATGCATCTATAATTTATTTGAAGCAGGAAAAACCTGAGCCTTTTGAGGACAAGGAAGTCAAAGAATATata CTTCCTTCAAGATACGCCCCTTTTGATAATGTTAAGGAGGTTGAACTAACAGAACTCAACCATGATGAAAAGAACTTTACTGAGCTGAAAAGCAACCGAAACAGCTATAAACGTGGGCGAGGGGGTCGTGAGCAAGGGCGAGGTAAAAAGTGGCAGAAGAAAGCCCGTGTTTCCTATTCTGATGTTGGCAGGCGAAATGTAAAGAGCaatgaaaatttaattcaagGACTAAGACAACAAGGACAAAGAACATATGGACAAGGGAGTGGACGGGGTCGTCGAACAGTTAGGAGGAGGAGAGTGGAGAAGAGGGCTGTTGATGAGAGGTTGCCGAGCCATAGGGCTGATACATATAGGTCCAAGAGCATTGATGAATCACCAAGAAACTTGGTTGAGGAGTGGGATGATGAAAGAATCAGCATGCACCCTATGGAGGATCCTAATTTTAACGATGCAGAAGCAGTGGATTCTGATGATAATGCCCAGGCAGTGGAATATGAGCATGGAAATTGGGAGATTGGGTTCGCTAGTGCCTCCAATGGGTGGAGAGAGGATCTAAATGAAGCGAGTGATGAAGATGCGGATGCTTCTGAAGATGATAATGTCATTGAAGAGGCTGGAGATGAAGATTCGGAGGCAGATGTAGATATGAGTGATGGCTCGGATGGAATAGCAAACAGGGTCGGCAATGATGAAGGCACGGAATCAGCAGAGTCTGACGATTATAGTGATTAA
- the LOC126726025 gene encoding homeobox-DDT domain protein RLT1 isoform X1, whose translation MEAASEEENQNQNNEENNNNNNNNNNSNSNGKINNNNNSSEGQSKPKRQMKTPFQLETLEKAYSMETYPSEATRADLSEKLGLSDRQLQMWFCHRRLKDKKEGSAKKPRKSASTAVVAAMPESPVDELRGGGEPGSDYGSGSGSGSGSSPLGRSEYRNAVSRSVLDDVPIMRRYYESPQSILELRAIACVEAQLGEPLREDGPILGVEFDSLPPDAFGAPIAVSEQPKRLGHPYEGKLYEQRDVKSYKASQRALHEYPFLHDQPGARPDAFGQVSQSHFHDSMVDAPTARTSSVMLGNEQLPRGHGVQGHGPRVRIFPQQEKQALALSSPPRDDERVPQRESLTNVRVSSQFGDHPIIGPEDSYVLSDGQISHSDAILRMEKKRKSEEARIAKEVEAHEIRIRKELEKQDILRRKNEERMKKEMEKQDRERKKEEERLMRERQREEERSKREQKREMERREKFLQKENLRAEKRRQKEELRKEREAVRRKAAIEKATARRIARESMELIEDEQLELMELAVASKGLSSMIHLDHDTLQNIESFRDLLSAFPPKSVKLKKPFAVQPWINSEENIGNLLMVWRFLITFADVLKLWPFTLDEFVQAFHDYDSRLLGEIHVALLKLIIKDIEDVARTPSTGLVVNQNGAANPGGGHPQIVEGAYAWGFDIRNWQRHLNPLTWPEIFRQLALSAGFGPQLKKRSIRWSYSHENDEGKGCEDIVSTLRNGSAAENAFAIMQEKGLLLPRRSRHRLTPGTVKFAAFHVLSLEGGKGLTVLELADKIQKSGLRDLTTSKTPEASISVALTRDAKLFERIAPSTYRVRAAFRKDPADAEAILSAARKKIQIFENGFLAEDAEYVERDDAEDVLRDEDVLRDDAEDVLRDDAEDVERDEDSESDDVDEDPEVDDFATLSTGNKISSPYGEVKTCSGSGKDDLCNDVALNLQTELEKDFSSIPLGGPKDENCPSTATELCVVGGGISAVNQENMEIDESKSGESWIQGLTEGDYSDLSVEERINALVTLIGVANEGNSIRGVLEDRMESANALKKQMWAEAQLDKSRLKEEIISKADFPSSITGSRADMQFLSSAVEGSQSPFPNVDNQLIEASPSTAENQNPLVSQGIQDHLNNVPTERTPGQDFPTGPDNYLIQQLGYASKRSRSQLKSYIAHRAEEMYVYRSLPLGQDRRRNRYWQFVASASSNDPGSGRIFIELHDGNWRLIDSEEAFDALLISLDARGIRESHLRLMLQKIESSFKENVQRNMPSANVVGRSGTMVKNEADEMNSSPDCLAGFDSPSSTVCGLNSDMLETSSSFRIELGRNETEKKAALNRYQDFQKWTWKECFNSVTLCAMKYGKKRCAQLLGVCDFCLNSYLSEDSHCLSCHRNFGTSNIDFNFSEHAIQCEEKRKIHMGSFQILDSSLPLGTRLLKSLLAFIEVSVPPEALQSYWMGDHRKTWGVKLNASSSIEDLLQILTLFERVLKRDFLSSNFATTEELLGSCTQSGSSLHDFSDPRSIPVLPWIPQTLTAVALRLFELDASIIYLKQEKPEPFEDKEVKEYIKLPSRYAPFDNVKEVELTELNHDEKNFTELKSNRNSYKRGRGGREQGRGKKWQKKARVSYSDVGRRNVKSNENLIQGLRQQGQRTYGQGSGRGRRTVRRRRVEKRAVDERLPSHRADTYRSKSIDESPRNLVEEWDDERISMHPMEDPNFNDAEAVDSDDNAQAVEYEHGNWEIGFASASNGWREDLNEASDEDADASEDDNVIEEAGDEDSEADVDMSDGSDGIANRVGNDEGTESAESDDYSD comes from the exons TGGAGACTTATCCATCGGAGGCGACGAGGGCCGACCTGTCGGAAAAATTGGGGCTTTCCGATCGGCAATTGCAGATGTGGTTCTGTCACAGGAGGTTGAAGGACAAGAAGGAAGGTTCGGCGAAGAAGCCGCGTAAATCCGCGTCGACGGCGGTGGTGGCGGCGATGCCGGAGTCTCCTGTGGATGAATTGAGGGGTGGAGGTGAGCCTGGGAGTGATTACGGGTCTGGTTCGGGgtctgggtcgggttcgagcccGTTAGGTCGCTCGGAGTATAGAAATGCAGTGTCAAGGAGTGTGCTTGATGATGTACCAATTATGAGGAGGTATTACGAGTCGCCTCAATCGATATTGGAGCTTAGAGCTATTGCCTGTGTGGAGGCACAGTTAGGAGAGCCATTGAGGGAAGACGGGCCAATTCTCGGAGTTGAGTTTGATTCATTGCCGCCTGATGCATTTGGGGCACCTATAG CTGTTTCAGAGCAGCCGAAGCGGTTGGGGCATCCTTATGAAGGAAAATTATACGAGCAGCGCGATGTCAAATCTTATAAA GCTTCCCAGAGGGCTCTCCATGAATATCCATTTCTTCATGACCAACCTGGTGCAAGACCTGATGCGTTTGGACAAGTTTCCCAATCTCATTTTCATGACTCAATGGTTGATGCCCCCACTGCCAGAACTTCATCAGTTATGCTTGGAAATGAACAATTGCCTAGGGGGCATGGTGTCCAAGGTCATGGACCTCGTGTTCGTATTTTTCCCCAGCAAGAAAAGCAGGCACTTGCCTTATCATCACCTCCTAGGGATGATGAACGTGTCCCACAAAGGGAGTCCTTGACAAATGTTAGAGTGAGTTCTCAGTTTGGTGATCATCCTATTATTGGACCAGAAGATTCGTATGTATTGTCTGATGGGCAAATATCTCATAGTGATGCTATTTTGCGGATGGAAAAGAAACGCAAG AGTGAAGAAGCTAGAATTGCAAAAGAAGTTGAAGCCCATGAGATTCGGATTAGGAAAGAGCTTGAGAAACAAGATATATTGAGACGAAAG AATGAAGAACGAATgaagaaagaaatggaaaaacAGGACCgtgaaagaaagaaggaagaagagaggCTGATGCGTGAAAGGCAGCGAGAGGAGGAGAGATCTAAGCGTGAGCAAAAACGGGAAATGGAACGAAGGGAAAAATTTTTACAGAAAGAAAATTTAAGA GCTGAGAAAAGGAGGCAAAAAGAAGAGCTCcggaaagagagagaggcagtAAGACGCAAAGCTGCCATTGAGAAGGCTACTGCACGCAGAATAGCTAGAGAATCTATGGAGCTTATTGAGGATGAGCAGCTGGAACTGATGGAATTAGCTGTTGCAAGCAAGGGCTTGTCCTCAATGATCCATCTTGACCATGACACACTGCAAAATATTGAATCATTCAGAG ATCTTCTGAGTGCATTCCCACCTAAGTCGGTGAAATTGAAAAAACCATTTGCGGTTCAACCCTGGATCAATTCGGAGGAGAATATTGGCAACCTTCTGATG gtgTGGAGATTTTTGATTACTTTTGCTGATGTTCTCAAGTTATGGCCATTTACTCTTGATGAGTTTGTTCAAGCTTTTCATGACTAT GATTCAAGGTTGTTGGGCGAGATACATGTTGCTCTTCTTAAGTTGATAATAAAAGATATAGAAGATGTTGCTAGGACACCATCTACAGGATTAGTAGTTAATCAAAATGGTGCTGCTAATCCTGGAGGTGGACATCCACAGATTGTTGAAGGG GCTTATGCATGGGGCTTTGACATACGCAACTGGCAGCGGCACTTAAATCCATTGACGTGGCCTGAAATATTTCGGCAATTGGCCCTATCTGCAGGATTCGGGCCACAGTTGAAGAAAAGGAGTATCAGATGGTCATACTCACATGAGAATGATGAG GGTAAAGGTTGTGAAGATATAGTTTCTACTCTTCGTAATGGTTCAGCAGCTGAAAATGCATTTGCAATAATGCAAGAAAAAGGGTTATTACTTCCCCGAAGATCTAGGCATCGGCTGACTCCTGGAACCGTCAAATTTGCTGCTTTTCATGTTCTTTCACTTGAGGGAGGCAAGGGATTAACTGTATTAGAACTTGCAGACAAGATTCAG AAATCTGGACTTCGGGACCTGACAACGAGCAAGACACCAGAAGCTTCGATTTCTGTTGCTTTGACAAGGGATGCCAAGCTTTTTGAAAGGATAGCCCCTTCAACCTATCGTGTGCGTGCTGCTTTCCGGAAAGATCCTGCCGATGCTGAGGCAATACTTTCAGCAGCCAGaaagaaaattcagatatttgaaaatgggtttttagCTGAAGATGCTGAGTATGTTGAAAGAGATGATGCTGAGGATGTTTTAAGAGATGAGGATGTTTTAAGAGATGATGCTGAGGATGTTTTAAGAGATGATGCTGAGGATGTTGAAAGAGATGAAGACTCTGAATCTGATGATGTCGACGAGGATCCTGAAGTGGATGATTTTGCAACTCTGTCAACTGGGAACAAAATCTCCAGTCCCTATGGTGAAGTGAAAACTTGCTCAGGAAGTGGAAAAGACGATCTTTGCAACGATGTTGCACTGAATCTGCAGACTGAGTTGGAGAAGGATTTTTCATCCATCCCTTTGGGTGGACCCAAAGATGAAAATTGTCCAAGCACTGCCACTGAGCTATGTGTTGTTGGTGGAGGCATCAGTGCTGTCAATCAAGAAAATATGGAGATTGATGAAAGTAAGTCAGGTGAATCATGGATTCAAGGACTTACAGAAGGAGATTATTCTGATCTCAGTGTAGAAGAGCGTATTAATGCCCTTGTTACCTTAATTGGTGTTGCAAATGAGGGAAACTCTATTCGTGGTGTTCTTGAG GATCGCATGGAATCAGCAAATGCTCTCAAGAAACAAATGTGGGCAGAAGCACAGCTAGATAAAAGTCGCTTGAAAGAAGAGATTATAAGTAAAGCAGATTTTCCATCATCTATTACGGGGAGCAGAGCTGATATGCAGTTTTTGAGTTCTGCAGTGGAGGGCAGCCAAAGCCCCTTTCCTAATGTTGATAATCAACTTATTGAGGCATCTCCTAGCACCGCTGAAAACCAAAACCCACTTGTTTCACAAGGCATCCAGGATCACCTCAACAATGTGCCTACCGAAAGGACCCCTGGTCAAGATTTTCCCACAGGTCCTGATAATTACCTTATTCAGCAACTTGGATATGCTTCAAAAAGGTCACGGTCACAATTGAAATCTTATATTGCGCACAGAGCCGAAGAGATGTATGTATACAGGTCCTTGCCTCTTGGACAAGATCGTAGGAGAAATCGATACTGGCAGTTTGTTGCATCTGCTTCTAGCAATGACCCTGGTTCTGGCAGGATCTTTATTGAATTGCATGATGGCAATTGGAGGCTCATTGATTCTGAAGAG GCCTTTGATGCTCTTTTGATATCTTTGGATGCACGTGGGATAAGGGAGTCCCATTTGCGTTTAATGTTGCAAAAGATTGAGTCATCCTTCAAAGAAAATGTTCAAAGGAATATGCCAAGTGCTAATGTTGTGGGTCGAAGTGGAACCATGGTTAAAAATGAGGCTGATGAAATGAATTCTAGTCCAGACTGCCTGGCTGGTTTTGACAGTCCTAGCAGTACTGTTTGTGGTTTAAATTCAGATATGTTGGAGACCTCATCTTCTTTCCGAATTGAGCTTGGGAGAAATGAAACTGAGAAGAAGGCTGCCCTTAATAGGTATCAAGATTTTCAAAAGTGGACGTGGAAAGAGTGTTTTAATTCAGTGACATTATGTGCAATGAAGTATGGGAAAAAGAGGTGTGCACAGCTATTGGGTGTTTGTGATTTCTGTCTCAATTCTTATCTCTCTGAAGACTCTCACTGCCTTTCTTGCCACCGTAATTTTGGTACCAGtaatattgattttaatttttcggaacatgcaattcaatgtgaagagaaaaggaaaatacatATGGGAAGTTTCCAAATATTAGATTCTTCTCTTCCGCTGGGAACCAGATTGCTTAAGTCTCTATTAGCTTTCATTGAG GTATCTGTCCCACCAGAAGCTCTTCAATCATATTGGATGGGAGACCATCGAAAGACTTGGGGAGTGAAGTTGAATGCATCATCATCAATTGAGGACCTTCTACAG ATATTGACTCTGTTTGAGAGAGTGTTGAAGCGAGACTTTCTATCATCAAATTTTGCAACGACTGAGGAACTGTTGGGCTCCTGTACTCAGTCAGGAAGTTCATTGCATGATTTTTCTGATCCTAGATCAATACCTGTACTTCCATGGATACCGCAAACCCTGACAGCTGTTGCTTTGAGACTTTTTGAGCTCGATGCATCTATAATTTATTTGAAGCAGGAAAAACCTGAGCCTTTTGAGGACAAGGAAGTCAAAGAATATata AAGCTTCCTTCAAGATACGCCCCTTTTGATAATGTTAAGGAGGTTGAACTAACAGAACTCAACCATGATGAAAAGAACTTTACTGAGCTGAAAAGCAACCGAAACAGCTATAAACGTGGGCGAGGGGGTCGTGAGCAAGGGCGAGGTAAAAAGTGGCAGAAGAAAGCCCGTGTTTCCTATTCTGATGTTGGCAGGCGAAATGTAAAGAGCaatgaaaatttaattcaagGACTAAGACAACAAGGACAAAGAACATATGGACAAGGGAGTGGACGGGGTCGTCGAACAGTTAGGAGGAGGAGAGTGGAGAAGAGGGCTGTTGATGAGAGGTTGCCGAGCCATAGGGCTGATACATATAGGTCCAAGAGCATTGATGAATCACCAAGAAACTTGGTTGAGGAGTGGGATGATGAAAGAATCAGCATGCACCCTATGGAGGATCCTAATTTTAACGATGCAGAAGCAGTGGATTCTGATGATAATGCCCAGGCAGTGGAATATGAGCATGGAAATTGGGAGATTGGGTTCGCTAGTGCCTCCAATGGGTGGAGAGAGGATCTAAATGAAGCGAGTGATGAAGATGCGGATGCTTCTGAAGATGATAATGTCATTGAAGAGGCTGGAGATGAAGATTCGGAGGCAGATGTAGATATGAGTGATGGCTCGGATGGAATAGCAAACAGGGTCGGCAATGATGAAGGCACGGAATCAGCAGAGTCTGACGATTATAGTGATTAA